The Acidobacteriota bacterium genome includes a region encoding these proteins:
- a CDS encoding ketoacyl-ACP synthase III produces MTNGLRGDSSNHTRRVWIAGTGRAVPDRILTNADLEKIVDTSNEWIIARTGIEERRVAEDDEYTSQFAVGAARQALEMAGVEAADVDLVLISTVTPDMPFPSTACLVQEEIGARDATAFDLNAGCTGFVYGLSVGHQYVASGAASTALVIGAESLTKYTDYEDRSTCVLFGDGAGAVVLRGDDQPASDARNGLPGVLSVAIHSDGSLAHLLEMPGGGSRNPPNRPETLEARLPFIRMLGNETFKVAVRTLAEVSGEVLADAGHEAEDVKWLIPHQANRRIIDAVGRRIDVPSERVYVNVHRYGNTSAASIPIALDELNRDGRIGSGDLILMAAFGAGLTWGAAAVRF; encoded by the coding sequence ATGACGAACGGGTTGAGGGGCGATTCCTCCAATCACACGCGGCGGGTCTGGATCGCAGGTACCGGAAGGGCTGTTCCTGATCGGATCCTGACCAATGCCGATCTCGAGAAGATCGTCGACACGTCGAATGAGTGGATCATCGCCCGTACCGGCATCGAGGAGCGGCGGGTGGCCGAGGACGACGAGTACACGTCGCAGTTCGCCGTCGGCGCGGCGCGGCAGGCGCTGGAGATGGCCGGTGTCGAGGCCGCCGACGTCGACCTGGTCCTCATTTCGACGGTGACGCCGGACATGCCATTTCCGTCGACCGCCTGCCTGGTGCAGGAGGAGATCGGGGCCAGGGACGCGACTGCCTTCGATCTGAACGCCGGATGCACCGGCTTCGTCTACGGCCTCTCCGTGGGTCATCAGTACGTGGCCAGCGGCGCCGCCTCGACCGCTCTGGTGATCGGCGCCGAGTCGCTGACGAAATACACGGACTACGAGGATCGCTCCACCTGCGTCCTGTTCGGCGACGGAGCGGGTGCGGTCGTGCTGCGAGGCGACGATCAGCCGGCGTCCGACGCGCGGAACGGGCTGCCGGGCGTCCTCTCCGTGGCGATCCACAGCGACGGTTCGCTGGCCCACCTGCTCGAGATGCCGGGCGGTGGCAGCCGCAATCCTCCAAACCGGCCGGAGACACTGGAAGCGCGGCTGCCCTTCATCCGGATGCTCGGGAACGAGACCTTCAAGGTGGCGGTTCGGACCCTCGCCGAGGTCTCCGGCGAAGTGCTCGCCGACGCCGGCCACGAGGCGGAAGACGTGAAGTGGCTTATCCCCCATCAGGCGAACCGCCGGATCATCGATGCCGTGGGTCGACGAATCGACGTGCCCTCCGAGCGCGTGTACGTCAACGTCCATCGCTACGGGAACACGTCGGCCGCGTCCATCCCGATCGCGCTGGACGAACTGAATCGCGACGGGCGGATCGGCTCGGGGGACCTGATCCTGATGGCCGCCTTCGGCGCCGGGCTGACCTGGGGCGCCGCCGCGGTCCGCTTCTAG
- the fabD gene encoding ACP S-malonyltransferase — translation MSGVAYVFPGQGSQRVGMGRSLALAFEEAREVFEEADDTLGFALSGLCFEGPEDELQLTANTQPAIVAVSVAALRCFRARGLETETPNFVAGHSLGEYSALVAAGALELGDALRLVRARGEAMQKAVPVGDGAMAAVLGLSVEDTVELAAEAAADRGGVCQLANLNAPGQIVIAGSSEAVERAIELASDRGARRAIPLPVSAPFHCALMSPARQAMEPLIQAAPMADPQVPVVCNVDAEPVKSASAVRCALVRQIDGAVRWVESVTVMAADGVGRLIEFGPGKVLSGLARRIDRSLEVRAVAGPDDME, via the coding sequence ATGAGTGGGGTGGCGTACGTCTTTCCGGGCCAGGGCTCTCAGCGCGTCGGCATGGGCCGGTCGCTGGCCCTGGCCTTCGAGGAGGCGCGGGAAGTCTTCGAGGAGGCGGACGACACGCTTGGTTTCGCGCTCTCCGGGCTCTGCTTCGAGGGCCCTGAGGACGAGCTTCAACTGACGGCGAACACGCAGCCGGCGATCGTCGCAGTATCGGTGGCGGCGCTCCGCTGCTTTCGGGCTCGGGGTCTGGAGACGGAGACGCCGAACTTCGTCGCCGGTCACAGTCTAGGCGAGTATTCGGCGCTTGTCGCGGCCGGCGCACTCGAACTCGGCGACGCTCTGCGTCTGGTCAGGGCTCGGGGCGAGGCCATGCAGAAGGCGGTGCCGGTGGGCGATGGCGCGATGGCGGCGGTGCTTGGCTTGAGCGTCGAAGACACGGTGGAGCTGGCGGCCGAGGCGGCCGCGGACAGGGGCGGCGTCTGCCAGCTTGCCAACCTGAACGCGCCGGGTCAGATCGTGATCGCGGGTTCCAGCGAAGCGGTGGAGCGGGCGATCGAACTGGCGAGCGACCGGGGTGCGCGCCGCGCGATCCCGCTGCCGGTCTCGGCCCCCTTTCACTGCGCCCTGATGTCGCCGGCTCGCCAGGCCATGGAGCCGTTGATTCAGGCGGCGCCGATGGCGGACCCACAGGTACCGGTGGTCTGCAATGTGGATGCGGAGCCGGTGAAGAGCGCTTCCGCCGTTAGGTGCGCGCTGGTGCGGCAGATCGACGGCGCCGTCCGTTGGGTGGAATCGGTGACGGTCATGGCGGCGGACGGCGTGGGCCGGCTGATCGAGTTCGGGCCGGGCAAGGTCCTTTCGGGCCTCGCGCGTCGGATCGACCGGAGCCTCGAGGTGCGCGCGGTGGCCGGGCCGGACGACATGGAGTGA
- the fabG gene encoding 3-oxoacyl-[acyl-carrier-protein] reductase: protein MSIFDLSGRTALVSGASRGIGRACAVLLARQGARVVLAARNEELLDEVAGEIRAFGGEAHPMALDLADHESLPGAVRQLPGEFAAVDILVNNAGITADNLLARMTLDQWQQVQDVNLTGVFVLTKALVRGMMRRRYGRIVSVSSVAGVLGNAGQANYAAAKAGLIGFSKSLARELLSRGITVNVVAPGFIETDMTAAMPEGAGERFREQYGVMRLGTVHDIAPAVLYLASDEASYVTGEVLCVSGGMT from the coding sequence GTGAGCATCTTCGATCTGAGCGGACGGACTGCCCTGGTCTCCGGGGCCTCGCGCGGCATCGGCCGCGCCTGTGCGGTGCTGCTGGCGCGGCAGGGCGCGCGCGTCGTGCTGGCCGCCCGGAACGAGGAACTGCTGGACGAGGTCGCCGGTGAGATCAGAGCCTTCGGTGGCGAGGCGCATCCCATGGCGCTGGATCTGGCCGATCATGAATCGCTGCCCGGTGCGGTACGGCAGCTTCCGGGGGAGTTCGCCGCGGTCGACATCCTCGTCAACAACGCCGGCATCACAGCCGACAACCTGCTGGCCCGGATGACCCTGGACCAGTGGCAACAGGTGCAGGACGTCAACCTGACCGGCGTCTTCGTGCTGACCAAGGCTCTCGTGCGGGGCATGATGCGCCGCCGTTACGGACGGATCGTCTCCGTGTCGTCCGTCGCGGGCGTCCTCGGAAATGCCGGCCAGGCGAACTATGCCGCCGCCAAGGCCGGGCTGATCGGGTTCAGCAAGTCGCTCGCGCGCGAGCTGTTGAGCCGGGGGATCACGGTCAACGTCGTGGCGCCGGGCTTCATCGAGACGGACATGACCGCCGCGATGCCGGAGGGTGCCGGGGAACGCTTCCGCGAGCAGTACGGCGTCATGCGTCTGGGAACGGTGCACGACATCGCTCCCGCGGTGCTGTACCTGGCGAGCGACGAGGCGTCCTACGTCACCGGCGAGGTCCTCTGCGTGAGCGGCGGGATGACGTGA
- a CDS encoding acyl carrier protein produces MSVVEKVNSIIVEQLGVDADEVTPQASFTDDLGADSLDIVELVMAFEEEFGIEIPDEDAEKIGSVKEAIDYIQAHGNSN; encoded by the coding sequence ATGTCCGTAGTCGAAAAGGTCAATAGCATCATCGTCGAGCAGCTCGGAGTCGATGCCGACGAAGTCACTCCGCAGGCGAGTTTCACCGACGATCTCGGCGCCGATTCGCTCGACATCGTCGAGTTGGTCATGGCCTTCGAAGAAGAGTTCGGCATCGAGATCCCCGATGAGGATGCCGAGAAGATCGGCTCCGTCAAGGAAGCCATCGACTACATCCAGGCGCACGGGAACTCCAACTAA
- the fabF gene encoding beta-ketoacyl-ACP synthase II — translation MNDRRRVVITGVGLVSPLAVGTEETWSGLMDGRSGVGALTRVDASLYTTKIAAEVRDFDAERFLPRKDIRRVDLFIQFALAAAALAREDSGLEIDDRNADRVATVVGSGMGGLPLIEHMHGIWRDRGPRRVSPFFIPGLIANMASGQISIRHGAKGPNTCPTTACTTGLHGVGDAFRLIQHGYADAAFAGGTEATTSDLALAGFGAMKALSVRNDEPARASRPWDVGRDGFVLGEGAGVLILEERQAALARGAEPYAEILGYGMSADAYHVSAPEPTGDGAARVMRAALDDAGIAAERVDYVNAHGTSTPLGDIAEVRAIKRVFGDHAYRLAVSSTKSSTGHLLGAAGGVEAGILALAVHRQVLPATLNLDQPDEECDLDFVPHESRDARVDVALTNSFGFGGTNGALIMARA, via the coding sequence ATGAACGACCGCAGACGTGTCGTCATCACCGGTGTGGGCCTCGTGTCCCCGCTCGCCGTGGGCACGGAGGAAACGTGGTCCGGCCTGATGGACGGAAGGAGCGGCGTCGGTGCGCTGACGCGGGTTGACGCCTCCCTCTACACGACGAAGATCGCCGCCGAAGTGCGGGACTTCGACGCGGAGCGGTTCCTTCCCCGGAAGGACATCCGCCGGGTCGACCTGTTCATCCAGTTCGCCCTGGCTGCCGCGGCCCTGGCACGCGAGGACTCGGGGCTCGAGATCGACGACCGCAACGCCGACCGCGTCGCGACGGTCGTCGGTTCGGGCATGGGCGGACTGCCGCTGATCGAGCACATGCACGGCATCTGGCGAGACCGCGGGCCGCGCAGGGTGTCGCCGTTCTTCATTCCCGGCCTGATCGCCAACATGGCGTCAGGCCAGATCTCGATCCGGCATGGCGCGAAGGGGCCGAACACATGCCCCACGACCGCTTGTACGACGGGCCTGCACGGGGTGGGCGACGCCTTCCGCCTGATTCAGCACGGATACGCAGACGCCGCCTTCGCCGGCGGCACGGAGGCCACGACCTCCGACCTGGCGCTGGCCGGTTTCGGCGCGATGAAGGCGCTCTCGGTCCGTAACGACGAGCCGGCCAGGGCCTCCCGACCATGGGATGTCGGCCGCGACGGTTTCGTTCTCGGTGAGGGAGCGGGCGTTCTGATCCTGGAGGAGCGCCAGGCGGCCCTGGCCCGGGGCGCTGAACCTTACGCCGAAATCCTGGGCTATGGCATGAGCGCCGACGCGTACCACGTGTCGGCGCCCGAACCTACCGGCGACGGTGCGGCGCGGGTCATGCGGGCGGCGCTCGACGACGCGGGGATCGCGGCGGAGCGAGTCGACTATGTCAATGCACACGGCACGTCGACGCCGCTCGGGGACATCGCAGAGGTTCGGGCGATCAAGCGCGTCTTCGGTGACCATGCCTACCGGCTGGCGGTGTCCTCAACCAAGTCCTCCACCGGTCACCTGCTGGGAGCGGCGGGCGGCGTCGAAGCCGGCATCCTGGCGCTGGCCGTCCACCGCCAGGTGCTGCCGGCGACGCTCAACCTCGACCAGCCCGACGAGGAGTGCGACCTGGACTTCGTGCCCCACGAGTCCCGTGACGCGAGGGTCGACGTGGCCCTGACCAACTCCTTCGGCTTCGGCGGCACGAACGGCGCCCTGATCATGGCCAGGGCCTGA
- a CDS encoding type I 3-dehydroquinate dehydratase: MNPTTDEPRTATPAEVAARATLVASLTEAPSASGDEVRALSELADCLEVRADLVGAIDPGWLRERFAGELLYTLRSEAEGGHGPVDADRREKLLAAGAGYDLIDLEADRDLVSGVLDAVEPRRRLVSWHGRAGHLKALRSRLKQASATEARLYKLVTAAERSGEELAPLELLLGEGREDVVAFSMGAVGAWTRLLAPRLGAPWVYGAAGSVAAAPGQPSVERLRADYGLPSLPPVARLFGVVGHPAAHSMSPRLHNAGYRARSQAALYVAFDAPSFETFWEEVVLSDFLERAGLPLGGLSVTAPHKAAALAAASEAGDAAVRAAGANTLLPAPGAAAEKRWRAESTDPEGVVGPLRRRGIETAGRTALVIGAGGAGRAAVAGLAAAGADVSLANRTVEAGEAAAESLAVSFVPLTELDPGPFDIVVNATSLGGRPGDPLPCDPDALRPSAVGVELVYGGGPTPWSRALGALGVPVVDGREVLLHQGLAQFKAMTGGPLPFEVGAAALGLETQR, encoded by the coding sequence TTGAACCCGACAACCGACGAACCCCGAACCGCCACCCCTGCGGAGGTCGCAGCGCGTGCGACCTTGGTGGCGTCGTTGACCGAGGCGCCCAGCGCGTCCGGCGACGAGGTGCGCGCGCTCTCGGAGCTGGCGGACTGTCTGGAGGTGCGCGCGGACCTGGTCGGGGCGATCGATCCCGGCTGGCTCCGGGAGCGCTTCGCGGGGGAGCTTCTCTACACTCTGCGCAGCGAGGCGGAGGGCGGTCACGGGCCGGTTGATGCGGACCGCCGGGAGAAGCTGCTGGCGGCTGGCGCGGGGTACGACCTGATCGACCTCGAGGCGGACCGCGACCTGGTTTCCGGGGTGCTGGACGCCGTCGAACCACGCCGCCGCCTGGTTTCCTGGCATGGTCGAGCCGGTCACCTCAAGGCACTCCGGAGTCGGTTGAAGCAGGCCTCGGCCACGGAGGCTCGGCTCTACAAGCTCGTGACCGCGGCGGAGCGTTCCGGCGAGGAGTTGGCACCGCTCGAACTCCTGCTCGGGGAAGGCCGGGAGGATGTCGTGGCCTTCTCGATGGGCGCGGTCGGCGCATGGACGCGGTTGTTGGCGCCCCGGCTCGGCGCGCCCTGGGTCTACGGTGCGGCAGGTTCGGTGGCCGCCGCTCCCGGCCAGCCGTCCGTCGAACGTTTGCGGGCCGACTACGGCCTGCCGAGTCTGCCGCCGGTGGCGCGACTGTTCGGCGTCGTCGGACATCCTGCGGCGCACAGCATGTCGCCGCGGCTCCACAACGCCGGCTACCGGGCCCGCAGTCAGGCCGCGCTCTACGTCGCCTTCGACGCGCCCTCCTTCGAAACGTTCTGGGAGGAAGTCGTCCTCAGCGACTTCCTCGAGCGCGCGGGACTCCCTCTCGGCGGTCTGAGCGTGACGGCGCCGCACAAGGCCGCGGCGCTCGCCGCCGCCTCGGAGGCTGGCGATGCGGCGGTGCGCGCCGCGGGTGCGAACACTCTGCTTCCGGCCCCGGGCGCGGCGGCCGAAAAAAGGTGGCGGGCTGAGAGCACGGATCCGGAGGGTGTCGTCGGCCCGCTTCGCCGCCGGGGGATCGAGACGGCGGGCCGCACCGCCCTGGTCATCGGCGCCGGCGGCGCCGGACGGGCCGCCGTGGCGGGTCTCGCGGCGGCGGGCGCGGACGTCTCACTAGCCAACCGCACCGTCGAGGCGGGGGAAGCGGCCGCGGAGTCCCTCGCGGTGAGCTTCGTCCCGCTGACGGAGTTGGACCCCGGACCGTTCGACATCGTGGTCAACGCGACTTCTCTCGGGGGTCGTCCCGGCGATCCTCTTCCCTGCGATCCGGACGCGCTGCGCCCGTCGGCGGTCGGCGTCGAGTTGGTCTACGGCGGCGGACCTACGCCGTGGAGCCGGGCGCTCGGGGCACTTGGCGTGCCGGTCGTGGACGGACGGGAGGTCCTGCTACACCAGGGTCTGGCGCAGTTCAAGGCGATGACGGGTGGGCCGCTGCCGTTCGAGGTCGGCGCCGCTGCCCTGGGTCTGGAGACGCAGCGATGA
- a CDS encoding ATP phosphoribosyltransferase regulatory subunit, with product MKISAGLPTGVSAALFDSVKRRRRLEALLSGLLEERGFAEVLLPILDYFEPYRPLLQERLLKQLYRFVDRDGQLLALRGDFTPMLARLLAPHLDDLELPLRLYYRGDVVRHQPLRPGRMREYSQLGAELLGGDPTEADFEVVTLFLDLLLGARGEDSGGGDDAAVRVVLGIAGALDEALLATAGDGAAGELALRIASRDRRAAGRARLTEVVERGYPSDLSVLGGAAEAVTDLLALRDRLAETYEARSVQVEVDLAEFAAAALDPRVGVSAGPRGYYDGLMFAAYAPGTALALGVGGRYDKVFRSLSGDCSAVGFSFGLDLLTELGDVGA from the coding sequence ATGAAGATCTCCGCCGGCTTACCGACTGGGGTGTCGGCCGCCCTGTTCGACAGCGTGAAGCGACGCCGCCGGCTGGAGGCGCTTCTCTCGGGTCTGCTCGAAGAGAGGGGCTTCGCCGAGGTCCTGCTGCCCATCCTCGACTACTTCGAGCCTTACCGGCCGCTGCTGCAGGAACGGCTGCTCAAGCAGCTCTACCGCTTCGTCGACCGGGACGGCCAGTTGCTCGCCCTGCGCGGCGACTTCACGCCGATGCTGGCGCGGCTCCTGGCCCCCCACCTGGACGACCTGGAGCTGCCGCTTCGTCTCTATTACCGGGGCGATGTCGTGCGGCACCAGCCGCTTCGTCCCGGCCGGATGCGTGAGTACTCGCAGTTGGGCGCCGAACTGCTGGGCGGCGACCCCACCGAGGCGGACTTTGAGGTGGTGACGCTCTTCCTGGACCTGCTGCTTGGGGCCCGAGGCGAGGACTCAGGGGGCGGCGACGACGCCGCGGTCCGGGTCGTCCTCGGTATCGCCGGTGCGCTCGACGAGGCCCTGCTGGCGACGGCTGGAGACGGCGCCGCCGGCGAACTGGCGCTTCGGATCGCGAGCCGCGACCGCAGGGCCGCGGGCCGGGCTCGCCTGACCGAAGTCGTCGAACGGGGATACCCGTCGGACCTCTCCGTGCTGGGCGGAGCCGCCGAGGCGGTGACCGATCTCCTGGCGCTCCGCGACCGGCTGGCCGAGACGTACGAGGCCCGGAGCGTCCAGGTCGAGGTCGACCTCGCCGAGTTCGCCGCCGCCGCGCTCGACCCGAGGGTCGGAGTTTCGGCAGGTCCGCGCGGCTACTACGACGGCCTCATGTTCGCGGCCTACGCTCCGGGGACCGCCCTGGCTCTCGGGGTCGGCGGCCGCTACGACAAGGTGTTCCGGTCGCTCAGTGGCGACTGCTCGGCGGTCGGCTTCTCGTTCGGGCTCGACCTGCTGACGGAACTGGGAGATGTCGGAGCATGA
- the hisG gene encoding ATP phosphoribosyltransferase: MITFGLPKGRNLGPARDALAAAGVGLADLDASRLRQRFSDEDVLGDEIEVLLLKDWDLPLYVEHGIVDCAIVGSDVLEETQPDVFQPLRLRYGRSRLSLIAETPELPRRGGQLRAATRYPAWAARLLAARNLHVEVLHLTSSIELGPLLDLTDVAVDIVQTGTTLRTHDLHEVEVLAQVAPTFVVNRASFHAHRRRLSRLLGALEEAGAAGD; encoded by the coding sequence ATGATCACGTTCGGTCTGCCCAAGGGACGCAACCTGGGACCGGCCCGCGACGCGCTCGCCGCTGCGGGCGTGGGTCTCGCCGACCTCGATGCTTCGCGCTTGCGCCAGCGCTTCAGCGACGAAGACGTGCTGGGGGACGAGATCGAGGTGCTGCTGCTCAAGGACTGGGATCTACCGCTCTATGTGGAGCATGGGATCGTCGATTGCGCGATCGTAGGGAGCGACGTGCTGGAGGAGACACAGCCCGACGTCTTCCAACCGCTGCGGCTTCGGTACGGCCGGAGCCGGCTGTCGCTGATCGCCGAGACGCCGGAACTGCCGCGCCGTGGCGGCCAGCTCCGGGCTGCGACGCGCTATCCAGCCTGGGCCGCGCGGCTGCTTGCCGCGCGCAACCTGCACGTCGAGGTTCTCCACCTGACCAGTTCCATCGAACTCGGCCCTCTGCTCGATCTGACGGACGTCGCCGTCGATATCGTGCAGACCGGCACGACGCTACGTACGCACGACCTGCACGAGGTCGAGGTCCTGGCGCAGGTGGCGCCGACCTTCGTCGTCAATCGGGCTTCGTTCCACGCCCACCGGCGCCGGCTCAGCCGGCTGCTGGGCGCCCTCGAAGAAGCGGGGGCTGCCGGTGACTGA
- the hisD gene encoding histidinol dehydrogenase, protein MTEVGSNRALEVLAVDSRAGRERLALLDRRGRSDVAAGIRQAAGEIVDGVRRGGDAALLDAVRCFDGFEASSAASLRLDSGPHPESVAVDPHVAEAIERARAAIEAYHRAQPHGPGVLRLERDGVAIEERRLAIRRVGIYVPGGRFPYPSTVLMTAVPARLAGVEELVVATPPQAYRGSPVLRHVLDLVGADEVWGMGGAHGVAALAYGTESVRPVDLIAGPGNAWVAAAKQLVSRDVGVDRDAGPSEVVIVATDGAPASWVAADLLAQAEHDPLAVPVLVSDSRSLADRVASEVDRQLAGLPTRETAGTALKAHGAAFVAVDLDGALALAERLAPEHLQLIGDAAEARADEVRNAGALFVGAWSPVVFGDYVAGPSHVLPTGGSARFASGLGVEDFVRRSHTVRFSAEAAADWAGAAETLANTEGLSAHAAAARLRRGSDDRETRR, encoded by the coding sequence GTGACTGAGGTCGGCAGCAATCGAGCACTTGAAGTCCTGGCGGTTGACAGCCGCGCCGGGCGGGAACGCCTCGCACTGCTCGACCGGCGGGGCCGGAGCGATGTTGCGGCCGGGATCCGGCAGGCCGCCGGGGAGATCGTGGACGGCGTCCGCCGCGGCGGCGACGCGGCCCTTCTCGATGCGGTGCGGTGCTTCGACGGCTTCGAGGCATCCTCGGCGGCTTCGTTGCGACTGGACTCTGGCCCGCATCCGGAGTCGGTCGCCGTCGATCCCCACGTGGCCGAGGCCATAGAACGCGCGCGAGCCGCGATCGAGGCGTACCACCGGGCGCAGCCGCATGGCCCGGGCGTCCTCCGCCTCGAGCGGGACGGCGTTGCGATCGAGGAGCGCCGCCTGGCGATCCGCCGGGTCGGGATCTACGTGCCGGGGGGCCGGTTCCCCTATCCGTCGACGGTGCTGATGACCGCGGTGCCGGCACGGCTCGCCGGAGTCGAGGAACTCGTTGTCGCCACGCCGCCTCAGGCGTACCGGGGGAGTCCAGTGTTGCGCCATGTGCTGGACCTGGTCGGAGCGGACGAGGTCTGGGGCATGGGCGGCGCGCACGGCGTCGCGGCGCTGGCCTACGGCACGGAGTCGGTCCGGCCGGTCGACCTGATCGCTGGGCCGGGCAACGCCTGGGTGGCGGCGGCGAAACAGCTTGTTTCGCGTGACGTGGGCGTCGACCGCGATGCGGGTCCATCCGAAGTGGTCATCGTGGCGACCGACGGCGCTCCGGCCTCATGGGTCGCGGCCGATCTCCTGGCGCAGGCGGAGCACGATCCCCTGGCGGTCCCGGTTCTGGTCTCCGACTCCAGGTCGCTTGCCGATCGGGTGGCGTCGGAAGTGGACCGGCAGCTCGCCGGCTTGCCGACACGCGAGACCGCCGGCACCGCGCTCAAGGCCCACGGAGCGGCCTTCGTCGCCGTCGACCTGGACGGGGCGCTCGCACTCGCCGAACGGCTGGCGCCGGAGCATCTGCAACTGATCGGTGACGCCGCGGAGGCGCGCGCGGACGAAGTACGCAACGCCGGCGCGCTGTTCGTCGGCGCTTGGTCGCCGGTGGTGTTCGGGGACTACGTGGCCGGACCCAGCCATGTGCTGCCCACGGGCGGCAGCGCTCGCTTCGCCTCGGGCCTGGGCGTGGAGGACTTCGTGCGGCGCAGTCACACCGTTCGGTTCTCCGCCGAGGCCGCGGCGGACTGGGCCGGCGCCGCCGAGACGCTGGCGAACACGGAGGGTCTGTCCGCCCATGCCGCCGCGGCCAGGCTGCGCCGCGGGTCAGACGATCGGGAGACCAGGCGATGA
- a CDS encoding histidinol-phosphate transaminase — MTGRAERAAALVRPEVRDLSLYSLHQVEARYKLDQNEAPWDLPRSLKREALARLADRPWSEYPDFHADRLRRLIGDLHEWPMEGVLVGNGSGELLTTVLEGVVRPGQEVLICDPSFSPYRTFVARAAGVPRHLEPAPDLGLQMDELQAEVDRDPRRPVLLCTPNNPTGAAADPETVERLAQSLDAALLLDNAYGEFCRHDYRPLLRANPNVILFRTLSKAWSLGGIRLGYLLAAPELVSQLIKVKLAYNVGRAAATIGEVALEHAGRFPRRVAVVRARRGQWTAMLRDLGFEVFDSEANFLLARHPRCAEIRNGLAAAGVLVRDVSGYPGLANCMRIGVGGGPALRAVRRVLAGMRPARAEAMDSEGREKS, encoded by the coding sequence ATGACCGGCCGTGCCGAGCGGGCGGCGGCTCTCGTGCGGCCGGAGGTGCGCGACCTGTCGCTCTACTCGCTGCACCAGGTCGAGGCCCGCTACAAGCTCGACCAGAACGAAGCGCCCTGGGACCTGCCGCGGTCGCTCAAGCGAGAGGCGCTGGCCCGGCTGGCCGACCGGCCATGGTCGGAGTACCCGGACTTTCACGCCGACCGGTTGCGCCGGCTGATCGGCGACTTGCACGAGTGGCCGATGGAGGGCGTCCTGGTCGGCAACGGCTCCGGCGAACTCCTCACGACCGTGCTCGAGGGCGTCGTTCGCCCCGGCCAAGAAGTGCTCATCTGCGATCCGAGCTTCAGTCCCTACAGGACGTTCGTCGCGCGCGCCGCCGGCGTGCCGCGGCACTTGGAACCGGCTCCCGACCTGGGTCTGCAGATGGACGAACTGCAGGCCGAGGTCGACCGCGACCCGCGGCGGCCCGTGCTCCTGTGCACGCCGAACAACCCGACGGGGGCGGCGGCGGATCCCGAAACCGTGGAGCGCCTCGCGCAGTCCCTCGACGCGGCGCTTCTGCTCGACAACGCCTACGGTGAGTTCTGCCGCCACGACTACCGGCCGCTGCTGCGGGCGAACCCGAACGTCATCCTGTTCCGCACCCTGTCCAAGGCGTGGTCCCTGGGCGGCATCCGTCTTGGCTACCTGCTCGCCGCGCCGGAACTCGTCTCGCAACTGATCAAGGTCAAGCTCGCCTACAACGTCGGCCGCGCCGCGGCCACCATCGGCGAGGTGGCACTGGAACACGCCGGCCGTTTCCCGCGCCGGGTCGCGGTCGTGCGGGCGCGGCGGGGGCAGTGGACGGCGATGCTCCGGGACCTCGGCTTCGAGGTCTTCGACTCGGAGGCGAACTTCCTGCTCGCTCGGCACCCGCGCTGCGCCGAGATCCGCAACGGTCTGGCGGCGGCCGGCGTGCTGGTCCGGGACGTGAGTGGTTACCCGGGCCTGGCCAACTGCATGAGGATCGGCGTCGGAGGCGGTCCGGCGCTGCGCGCCGTGCGGCGCGTCCTCGCGGGCATGCGGCCGGCACGTGCTGAAGCGATGGACTCTGAGGGGAGAGAGAAGTCATGA
- a CDS encoding imidazoleglycerol-phosphate dehydratase produces MRRAVIERRTSETEIRAELSLDGGPSRLDVPNGFFSHMLDALSRHGSLGLDLEARGDTDIDLHHTVEDVGLVLGDALREALGDRAGVRRFAHAFAPLDEALARAVVDLSGRGSFHFRLPAELEHAWVTTEFPLTLVGDFFGAFADRGRLTLHLDVLRGRNPHHVAEASFKAVALALREAVSLGAGAAAEVPSTKGSLTA; encoded by the coding sequence ATGAGGCGAGCTGTCATCGAACGCAGGACGTCCGAAACAGAGATCCGCGCCGAGCTGTCGCTCGACGGCGGGCCGAGCCGGCTCGATGTGCCGAACGGCTTCTTTTCGCACATGCTGGACGCGCTGTCCCGTCACGGCAGCTTGGGACTCGACCTCGAAGCCCGCGGCGACACGGATATCGACCTCCACCATACGGTGGAGGACGTTGGGCTCGTGCTCGGCGACGCTCTCCGGGAAGCTCTCGGTGACCGCGCCGGGGTGCGCCGGTTCGCACACGCCTTCGCACCGCTCGACGAGGCTCTGGCCCGCGCCGTGGTCGACCTCTCGGGCCGCGGTTCCTTCCATTTCCGCTTGCCTGCCGAACTCGAGCACGCGTGGGTCACGACCGAGTTCCCGCTCACGCTCGTGGGGGACTTCTTCGGCGCCTTCGCCGACCGCGGACGGCTGACGCTGCACTTGGACGTGCTCCGCGGCCGCAACCCGCACCACGTGGCGGAGGCGTCGTTCAAGGCGGTGGCTCTCGCCTTGCGTGAGGCGGTGTCGCTCGGGGCTGGAGCGGCCGCCGAGGTGCCGAGCACGAAGGGGAGTCTGACCGCATGA